The Sulfolobus islandicus Y.N.15.51 sequence ATAGTAATATTCTTTATAGGATTATAGAGCATTACTTCAGAGGTATTATAGAACGTTAGGTAGTCTTGAGTTAAATCTGCTATCTCCCCATTAAAACTAACATTAAACTCGCTTACTCCACCAGAAGTTAGATTTATGACGTTAATAATGTATTGGAGGTTATTATTTGCCGTTATGATATAGAGGAAGTTATTATTAGGGTTGAGAACAGCATAGGGTTTGCCTGTGAAATTTTAGCCATCCTTCTCAAAGGACAACGGTAGACCAGTTGTAACAAATGATATTGTTCTAGTAGAATTGGTTATTAAGTTATATGCATTTATGATTATTTCAACTTTAGGTATAACTACTGTGTAACCGTAAACTTCTTCATTTGTAGTTGATAAGATTTTGCTTGCTACATTAAAAGCATAAATTCCATCATTGTCACCATAAAAGTTATTTACATTTACACTTAACTCCTTAAGATTTAGCTTATAGTATTTCATGGTTAATGTATTTATCACATAAACTGTTGTACCATTTAAAAGAAAAGACGTCATGAAATTTGAGACTACATTAAAATAAGGTTCTACAAAAACCAGCAAGTAGTTAGAGTAAGAGTAAAGATGTGCTATCCCCTCTAAAGGTAACTTAATCGTATAACCACTTAAATTCATTAAGAAAAGTTGTGTTGTGTTTTGAATATGATACACTACTCCTATTAGATTATTAGTAACAAAAACATAACTAACATTTGAAGGAAAGAGTTGAGGAGAAGCAAAGAAACTAATTAGCAAGAGTGGTATTAAGAGTGTTGCTTTCATATGTGAAAAGGGTGAGGAGAATGATTATATATTTTTTCGTAAGAATATATCTAATAAATCATGTTAATCTTAAAAATTAATTTGATAAACCTATTATTATACATATCCTAATTTCCTTGAGACGAAACTATGTTTTCACTCTATTCAATCCCATAATTCTCTAAGAAATCATGTAGTACTTTACGATAGACCTTAAATTCATTTTACAAAAAAAATATCTGAATGTGTGATAGCGTAGTCATTATGTTATAAATTATGAAATTAACCTTCTCTCCCATAAGACTAGGACTCACACCATTAGAATACATTTTTAAAGCTTCCTCCCTCAACTCCCTAGAATGGTAAATAGCATCACCCAAGAAGTACCTACCGCAATCCCTACACAAATACCTCTGCCTACCTAACTACACTTAACTACATGATGAGAACCACAAGATGGACAAGAAACGTCTTGTCTAACTAAAGCCTTCCTACCCATAACTAATACTCGTTATACAAATATAAATAGCTTAATAGCGACACCATCTCCACGCTCATAAAAGGAGTATTTAAACATTTTTATAAGTGGTGCTTTGTGGATTAGTTCAATTTTTATCTGAGTTAACGTGTAACTTACTTTTAAATCAACGTTCGATTTTGAATTTAAGAAAAATTGATGAGTCTGACATCTTAGAAAATTGAAGTATTCAGCAAAGCAGATTAGGGAGCAATTCTTAATAACTCATTTAACAATAGTCTTTCACTCTCTCAAGGAAATCTTTTACTCCTCTTCTCTCACTTTCGAGATTTATGTAATTAACGTCAATTCTGTTCCGTTGGGCGCAATAAACAAGAACAGCCTTATTTCTATCCTCAATACTGTTCCAGAATTTCCATGCTTCTAGGTAAGTTAATACTACCTCTTCCGGCGGAGTAATATAGATGTAATAAGAGTCAACTTGTACTTTAAGCGGAGATTTACGTTTATTATAAACGTTATCGACTATGTCAATTCCCTTTTCCGATATTTCCCTTATCTTAGGTAAGTATATTCTTAGCCCAAAATCCGATATCTCCTTTAATACTTGCCGTACTAAGTTTTCCGCTATACCTTCTACTATCACATCCACATCGCCTGTTCTATAGCTTCTACCAGAATATAATTCTACAGCAAAACCACCAACGATAATAATCCTACCAAGACCCTTATCTTCTAGAAGAGTATTTAAAATTGCTAGAAATTTTAGAAAGCGATCTGTTTCACTACCTTTCAGCTCACTTATTCTTGAAAGTAATTCCCTAAGCAACCAGTCTTGTAATATATTATATCACCTTCCATTTTCCAACAGCCTAACACTTCCAGCAATTTCATATTCTCCTCTCCAAATTTGGCCAGTCTCTTTAAGTCTTCATCCTTTATCTTACTACCTCTAGGTCTCTGTCTATCTTCTAATAACTTTATTATTAGTTTTGGATCTATCACACAATTACCTATTCCCTTATTCTTATTAAAGTTTTATTATGGTAATTGCCTTGTGGTATTCAGTAATAAATATTTCGGTTGAACTTCAAGCATAGTGTCAACTAAGGTTGCCACGTGAGTCCTTTCAACCCACGTGGTGATTAAGGGGAAGGGTTTCTTTAATTATTTGGGCTCATAAGGCTTATTATTATACCATACACTCCATATAATCCTAGCCAACTTTCTAGCCAAAGCAGTGTGCAATTTCCTACTGTGAAGCTTAACCTTGTGGGACTTGTAGAACTTCAGCAAGGTTGGGGCCTATGGTAATTCATCTCTGCAAGAAAATAAAACAAGCTACGCAAGTATCTATTACCCCTCTTGGGAATTCCCTTACTTATCACAGCCCTACCGCTTCTTTCCACAACAGGGTCTAATCCACAATAAGCTACAAAGGACTCGGCCTTGAAAAGCGCTTAATATCACCAACAAGAGTGTGAACAATAATTTCATTCAATTGGAATATTTACATCTATTATCACTTCTTTGTCTAGTAAATATACTGGAGTGTAAATAGGTTATATATCAAGAAGAACGTCGAGAGCCAACGGGTAATCGTGAATTTATTTGAATTCCAGGGAAGTGCTTGTCCATTGATGATATTCTGTGTTTTGTTGTTGTGAATCCTTGTTCTGCGTAATCTCTTTGTTGAATTACCCAAGATTAGGTATTGAGTAAGCAGAAGTATAATAAGCTTCTGATATGTGGGTAGTGTTAATCAGATGCGAATTTTATCGCATAGCCCATTCTATCTCTTACAACTAAGATGTCGTTCTTTTTAATCTCTCAAGTATCATATAATAATATGGAGGGGTTTAGGCTTCATAGGATTTCATGATATTTAATATCAATCCTCAGCCCTTTGGCTTCACCAGAGTCCCAAGCATCGCCTCATTCATTACTCCTGTACCTTTAACGGGATAACTCACATCCTTGATATTCCACGAATGTGGGGAAACTCACACATCTTGAGGAAAATATTAAGGGATGCGTTTAATTGCCTGTCAAGAGCGAACCCACACACCTCTCACACCTAAAAGTTCCGCCTATCTTTCGGAGAAGAATAAATGAAAACGTTTATATTATCTCTACACACGTTTATGAGTAGTCCTCTAATAAAGAGACTTAGAAATTCATTTTTTAAAATTCTGTTATTTGTAGGAAATAATTCTTCGCATTCTCATAAAAGTTTTCAGCTTTCAATCTATCTTTGCCTTCAATGAATTTAATCCTTTCTCATACCATACTGAAATCCTAGATTTAGATTAGAAATTATATTTTTATTAAGTACAATAAGCATTTTATTTAAAATCCTAGGGTTAGATAGTTTTTAAAAGAATTATATTCAAGATCATAATATTTTTATATTAAGGCTGTTAAATCCCATTATTTATATTAAAGTAAGAGCAAATATCAAGGTAAGTACTCAATCGAAGAATTCAACAAAGCAAACAAATTGGGAAGAATTTATAAGTCTGTAATACATGTTTAACACATGAGTCAAGAAAACAATGAAAACAAAAAGAAAACAATTACAATAAGAGGAGTTGATGAGAAAATATATAGAAAGCTAACAGAAATTGCTAGATCTTCTGGTAAGACTATTGGGGAAGTTACGAACCAAGCGTTTAGAACATTCTTAGATTTATCAGATGCTGCCAAAAGAACTGCAAGTGGAGTAGTTGAAAGTGGTAAAACGTTCATTGAAGGATTTAAGGAAGGAATAGGCAATTTAATAATAATTTCCGATATAGACGAGTTATCAGTAAACAAGGAAGAGATGATGCAAACGAGTAAGCCTATTGCATTTAAAGGTATTAAGAAATTAAGCCTAGTTAATATTTCGGATGATGATGTGGAGAAATACATCCAAGAAATAAGTGATGTTGATGAGCTTATAATACCACCAAATATTAATAAGTTAAAACTATTGCAGAAGTGTAGGAGAGTTAAAAAGATAATTGTGCAAAACAACCCCGTTTAAGAAAATAATTGCTAAAAGATTAGGGATCACTTTTTTATGACTAAGATATCTTTTTATTATTATGATTCCAATAAGCGTTCTAGTAACTAATGCTGGTACAGTTTCATTTCACATTAAGGGTGAGTATAATAAGGATAGACCTAGTAAATTCAGCGACGTATTTAGACCAGTGGTAACGTGGAATCTCACGCGGAAATGCAACTTGAAATGTCTTCATTGTTATATTAACGCGTCACCAGAAGGTGAGGATGGGTCAACTACAGAAGAGGCGTTAAGGCTAATAGACGAAATGGCTGAAATGAGAATTCCATTAATTATAATGAGCGGCGGAGAGCCATTAATGAGAAGGGATTTCTTTGAATTGGCATCATATGCTAGGATAAAGGGAATAAAATTAGCCTTATCTACAAATGGCACATTGATTACCGAGAGTGTTGCGAAGAAATTAAAAGAACTGGATTTCTCTTACGTAGGTATAAGTTTAGATAGTTACGATCCAGAATTTCACGATAAATTTAGAGGTCTAAATGGAGCCTTTAACATGACAGTAAAGGGAATTAAAAATGCAATAAACGTTGGACTAAACGTTGGACTTAGATTTACTATTACGGCTAGAAACATTCATCAGATAGACGAATACGTGAAATTGGCCCTGGAACTGGGAGTTAAGAGAATAACGTTTTATCATTTATCAGCTAGTGGGAGGGGTAAGGAATTAAGGGAGTGGATGTATACTCCAGAAGAATATGTTGGTTTCATAAACAAAATGATTGACTATGCAATTAAGCTAAGTGGAAAGATAGAGATCGAGACTACCTTGGGACAATTCGATGGAGTTTACATAGCTAAAAAGTTGGCTAGAGATGAGGAAGAACTTGAAAAGTACATGAAATTTGTTGAAAATAGTGGAGGATGTGGAAGGAAGATGATATCAATATATCCAAATGGTGACGTTTATCCTTGTCAATTCATTGACTTTTACAAATTAGGTAACGTTAGGGAAAAACCGCTTAAGGAGATAATTAAGAATATTCCCGACCTATTCATAAATACGGACAAGTATTTGAGGGGGGAATATTGTGATAAATGTAAATATAAATCGGCGTGTAAAGGAGGAGATAGAGCTAGAGCGTATTATTGGAATGGAGATGTTTATGGAGATGACCCATTATGCCCTTTGAAAACGCTCCACATTTAGTCTTCTGGGAAGTAACTAAAGCCTGCCCATTAACTTGTAAACACTGTAGAGCTAACGCTATAGATAAGCCGTTGCCAGGTGAGCTTAATACTGAAGAGAGTAGAAAATTATTAGAAGATATAGCGAGATTTGGAAAGGTTGTTATAGTTTTCACCGGTGGTGATCCGTTAAGTAGAAGTGATATTTTCGAACTAATGGAATACGCTAAGTCGCTAGGATTAGTAGTTTCAATAGCACCCTCTCCTTCTCACCGTTTAGACGATGAGACCATGAAGATAATAAGCAATTATGCTAGATACATGTCAATTAGCCTAGACGGAGCTACTTCGCAAACTCATGACTGGTTAAGGGGACTTGGTAGTTATAAATACGCTTTAAGAGGAATAGAGCTTGGATTAAAATACGGGATACAAGTTCAAGTCAATACCCTAGTTTGGAAGAAGAGTTATAGTGAATTACCTTTCGTAGTCAAATTGCTAAAAGAGATGGGGGTAAAGATTTGGGAAGTGTTCTTTCTAATTCCAGTGGGTAGAGGAACTACTGAATTGGATATTCCTAGAGATAAATATAAAGATGTTATAGATTTTCTAGTTGAAGCCACTAGATATGATTTAATTGTGAGAACTGTTGAGGCACCTTTCTTTAGGAGAGCTAAACTTGAGTATACTCCAGCTACTACTAACGATAATGAGCTGGTTTCTACATTACGCGAATTATTAGGTGAACCAGTAAAGGAAGCTGATAAGAGCATTTTGCCTACTAGGGACGGGGCTGGCGTTATCTTCATAGGTTATAATGGTGATGTCTATCCTAGTGGCTTCTTACCATTGTATTTAGGTAATGTTAAGAAGGAGAGTTTAGTCGATATTTATAGAAAGTCCGAGGTTTTGAAAAAAATAAAGGATAGTAGGTTCGAAGGGAAATGTGGCATATGCAAATACAATAATATTTGTGGGGGGAGTAGGGCTAGGGCTTTTGCAGTATATAATAACCCATTTGCAGAAGACCCAATGTGTCCATACTAATACGCTTTTATTTTAAATTATTTTAAACTAAAGATGAATGTGCTTATAAAAATGTTATAAGTATTATAGGTTTAAAAATTGGATTAAGTATTTCATAATTACTTAAAAACTTCTAATACAAATACATACTTGATGAGTCAAGAGGTTATTGAAGTTCGTTCGCCCTCCAATCTTAATGTAATTGGAACTGTGAAAAGAATGCATAAAGATGAGGTTAGAGGAGAAATAGAGGAGGCATATAAGGGATTTGAAATAATATCAAAGATGCCCCTCTATAAAAGGACAGCTATATTGAGAAAAGTATCGGAAATTTTGGAAAGAGAACAAGAGAGACTAGCTAAACTACTTGCGATGGAAGCCGGTAAGCCGATTAGGGATTCTAGGGTTGAAGTATTAAGGGCTTCCAGATTGTTTAGACATGCTGCTGAAGAAGTCGGAATGGTTTTAGAAGGTAAAAATTATAGAGTGGACGCTTATGAGTACCCTCCTGGAAATGAGAATAGAATAGTTGTAAGTACTAGGGAACCGATAGGTGTTGTAACTGCAATTTTACCCTTCAACTTCCCCATAAACTCCTTTGCCCATAAGGTTGCTCCAGCTTTAGCAGTAGGAAATTCAGTAGTGGTTAAGCCAAGTATAAATACACCCCTAGCCGCCATAGAAATGAAGAAAATATTGGTTGAGGCTGGATTACCCGATAGTGCAGTTAGAGTAGTCACTGGTTATAGTAGTGAAATCGGGGATGAGATAATTACTCACCCATTAGTCGGCTTAATTACGTTAACCGGTTCCACACAAACAGGTCTTAAAATAGCCTCTAAAGCTGTTTCCTTAGGGAAGAGAATAATAATGGAGTTGGGA is a genomic window containing:
- a CDS encoding radical SAM/SPASM domain-containing protein, producing MIPISVLVTNAGTVSFHIKGEYNKDRPSKFSDVFRPVVTWNLTRKCNLKCLHCYINASPEGEDGSTTEEALRLIDEMAEMRIPLIIMSGGEPLMRRDFFELASYARIKGIKLALSTNGTLITESVAKKLKELDFSYVGISLDSYDPEFHDKFRGLNGAFNMTVKGIKNAINVGLNVGLRFTITARNIHQIDEYVKLALELGVKRITFYHLSASGRGKELREWMYTPEEYVGFINKMIDYAIKLSGKIEIETTLGQFDGVYIAKKLARDEEELEKYMKFVENSGGCGRKMISIYPNGDVYPCQFIDFYKLGNVREKPLKEIIKNIPDLFINTDKYLRGEYCDKCKYKSACKGGDRARAYYWNGDVYGDDPLCPLKTLHI
- a CDS encoding aldehyde dehydrogenase family protein; this translates as MSQEVIEVRSPSNLNVIGTVKRMHKDEVRGEIEEAYKGFEIISKMPLYKRTAILRKVSEILEREQERLAKLLAMEAGKPIRDSRVEVLRASRLFRHAAEEVGMVLEGKNYRVDAYEYPPGNENRIVVSTREPIGVVTAILPFNFPINSFAHKVAPALAVGNSVVVKPSINTPLAAIEMKKILVEAGLPDSAVRVVTGYSSEIGDEIITHPLVGLITLTGSTQTGLKIASKAVSLGKRIIMELGGSDPIIILEDANIERASSIAVRARFEYAGQNCNAGKRIIVREEIYDKFVKAFNDKARALKVGDPLDETTDVGPVINKESVENLNSVLADAKAKGGKVEILNKGPESGSFFPLTMVTNPSLDMLVLKSEVFGPIVPIVSVKSDEEAIRIANSTEYGLQSAIFTNDVNRALKLSRELKFGAVIINDSTRLRWDSLAFGGFKKSGIGREGVRETMLEMTENKLIAITLL
- a CDS encoding DUF6036 family nucleotidyltransferase encodes the protein MLRELLSRISELKGSETDRFLKFLAILNTLLEDKGLGRIIIVGGFAVELYSGRSYRTGDVDVIVEGIAENLVRQVLKEISDFGLRIYLPKIREISEKGIDIVDNVYNKRKSPLKVQVDSYYIYITPPEEVVLTYLEAWKFWNSIEDRNKAVLVYCAQRNRIDVNYINLESERRGVKDFLERVKDYC
- a CDS encoding TIGR04053 family radical SAM/SPASM domain-containing protein is translated as MPFENAPHLVFWEVTKACPLTCKHCRANAIDKPLPGELNTEESRKLLEDIARFGKVVIVFTGGDPLSRSDIFELMEYAKSLGLVVSIAPSPSHRLDDETMKIISNYARYMSISLDGATSQTHDWLRGLGSYKYALRGIELGLKYGIQVQVNTLVWKKSYSELPFVVKLLKEMGVKIWEVFFLIPVGRGTTELDIPRDKYKDVIDFLVEATRYDLIVRTVEAPFFRRAKLEYTPATTNDNELVSTLRELLGEPVKEADKSILPTRDGAGVIFIGYNGDVYPSGFLPLYLGNVKKESLVDIYRKSEVLKKIKDSRFEGKCGICKYNNICGGSRARAFAVYNNPFAEDPMCPY